Proteins co-encoded in one Quercus robur chromosome 8, dhQueRobu3.1, whole genome shotgun sequence genomic window:
- the LOC126697231 gene encoding protein YELLOW LEAF 1, choloroplastic-like translates to MSTSISSTIATPPQLAPVRTYGLRMEGIKQTGSDLGRVCMQFRPLDYRRGRFQIANSGASLSHFDGRTPIMRSIGMSVICAAASNARCAGATAEQTQTVTKKSPTIASIPGKEMSPRLDDGGTGFPPYDRGGGGGGGGGGDIPSGGWILFGFLGVLDFLKDKEIKWRNQDDR, encoded by the exons ATGTCGACTTCGATTTCGAGTACCATTGCCACACCACCCCAGTTGGCACCAG TGAGAACATATGGCCTGCGCATGGAGGGAATTAAGCAAACTGGATCTGATCTAGGGAGGGTTTGCATGCAGTTTCGACCTTTAGATTATAGAAGGGGACGTTTTCAGATTGCTAATTCTGGAGCCAGTCTTTCACATTTTGATGGAAGAACGCCCATCATGCGTTCCATTGGAATGTCTGTAATATGTGCTGCTGCCTCG AATGCGAGATGTGCTGGTGCTACTGCGGAGCAAACCCAGACTGTTACAAAGAAGTCTCCAACAATTGCTTCTATTCCTG GCAAGGAGATGTCACCAAGACTTGATGATGGTGGCACTGGTTTTCCTCCATATGATCgtggtggcggtggcggcggcggcggtggtGGAGACATTCCATCAGGTGGATGGATcctctttggttttcttggtGTCCTTGACTTTCTGAAGGATAAAGAAATCAAGTGGCGTAATCAGGATGATAGGTGA